A region of Paraburkholderia largidicola DNA encodes the following proteins:
- a CDS encoding DEAD/DEAH box helicase, translating into MNLPASGSTDSRSFDLLDERIRRWIWREGWTELRDAQERAVPALIDADRDVIIAAATAAGKTEAAFLPILSNLLRDDPCSGSVLYISPLKALINDQWARLDDLCDALEIPVTGWHGDVSSGRKQRFVKKPTGVLLITPESLEAMFVTRGASLEATFGALRYVVVDELHAFIGSERGMQLQSLMRRVDRACGRNVPRVGLSATLGDMRLAAEFLRPRAAQDVQIIESGNTGQELKILIKGYVEKPPRIQFEPGIENPGLEDVVPASTVEVANHMYKVLRGSNNLIFPNSRRQVELYADLLRRACERDGYPNEFWPHHGSLSKELREQTEQALKAGDRPASAVCTTTLELGIDIGAVKSVVQVGAPPSVASLRQRLGRSGRRKGEAAILRCYGVEAELHSGSDLSDRLRESLVQSVAMVNLLLRGWFEPPRARGMHPSTLVQQILSIIAERGGASAGELWDTLVATGPFGTIDKPTFAAILRSLGAKDLLVQEAGGLLLHGVAGERLVNHYEFYASFSTDDEFRIVAGAKVLGSVPVSRPLAPGQGLVFGGQRWRVQDVDAGKKTVYVTPDQGGVPPVFDGGGSLVHDEVRREMFNVLKDGAPIVFLDTTGRELLEEARRYFASNELATRSVFTHGGSTVLATWAGDWINDALVVLLRAEGLDAWNQGPTISVRVAGSVRDTLQRIAALTPAQTTDALRAIGNIDNEKWDWTLPDDVKRSAYASLRLDMPGAQALARRLATACD; encoded by the coding sequence ATGAACTTGCCAGCTTCCGGCTCAACTGATTCGCGCAGCTTCGATCTGCTCGACGAGCGGATCCGCCGCTGGATCTGGCGCGAAGGCTGGACCGAACTGCGCGATGCGCAGGAGCGCGCGGTGCCCGCGCTGATCGATGCCGACCGCGATGTGATCATCGCGGCCGCGACGGCGGCAGGCAAAACGGAAGCGGCCTTTCTCCCCATCCTGTCGAACCTGCTGCGTGACGATCCGTGCAGCGGCTCCGTGCTGTACATCAGTCCGCTGAAGGCGCTGATCAACGATCAGTGGGCGCGCCTCGACGACCTGTGCGACGCGCTGGAGATTCCCGTCACCGGCTGGCATGGCGATGTGTCGTCGGGACGCAAGCAACGCTTCGTGAAAAAGCCGACGGGCGTGCTGTTGATCACGCCTGAATCGCTGGAAGCGATGTTCGTCACGCGCGGCGCGTCGCTCGAAGCGACGTTTGGCGCGTTGCGTTACGTCGTCGTCGACGAGTTGCACGCGTTCATCGGCTCCGAGCGCGGCATGCAGTTGCAGTCGCTGATGCGGCGCGTCGATCGCGCATGCGGGCGCAATGTGCCGCGCGTCGGCCTGTCGGCGACGCTCGGCGACATGCGCCTCGCAGCCGAATTTCTGCGCCCACGCGCCGCGCAGGACGTGCAGATCATCGAGTCCGGCAACACGGGCCAGGAACTGAAGATTCTGATCAAAGGCTATGTCGAGAAGCCGCCGCGCATCCAGTTCGAGCCGGGCATCGAAAATCCCGGCCTCGAAGACGTCGTGCCCGCCAGCACCGTCGAGGTCGCGAATCACATGTACAAGGTGCTGCGCGGCTCGAACAATCTGATCTTTCCGAACAGCCGTCGCCAGGTCGAGCTCTACGCCGACCTGCTGCGCCGCGCCTGCGAGCGTGACGGCTATCCGAACGAGTTCTGGCCGCATCACGGCAGCCTGTCGAAGGAATTGCGCGAGCAGACCGAGCAGGCGCTCAAGGCGGGAGACCGGCCCGCCAGCGCCGTCTGCACGACGACGCTCGAACTCGGTATCGACATTGGCGCAGTGAAGAGCGTGGTGCAGGTGGGCGCGCCGCCGTCGGTAGCGAGCTTGCGGCAGCGGCTCGGACGCTCGGGGCGGCGCAAGGGCGAAGCGGCGATTCTGCGCTGCTATGGCGTCGAAGCGGAACTGCACAGCGGCTCCGATCTGTCGGACCGGCTGCGCGAAAGTCTCGTGCAATCGGTGGCGATGGTGAACCTGCTGCTGCGCGGCTGGTTCGAGCCGCCGCGTGCGCGCGGCATGCATCCGTCGACGCTCGTGCAGCAGATCCTGTCGATCATCGCCGAACGCGGCGGCGCGAGCGCGGGCGAACTGTGGGACACGCTGGTCGCGACCGGCCCGTTCGGCACGATCGACAAGCCGACCTTCGCCGCGATCCTGCGCAGCCTCGGCGCGAAAGATCTCCTCGTGCAGGAAGCGGGCGGCCTGCTGCTGCATGGCGTGGCGGGCGAGCGGCTCGTCAATCACTACGAGTTCTACGCATCGTTTTCGACCGACGACGAATTCCGCATTGTCGCGGGCGCGAAGGTGCTCGGATCGGTGCCTGTATCGCGTCCGCTGGCGCCCGGGCAAGGCCTCGTGTTCGGCGGCCAGCGCTGGCGCGTGCAGGATGTCGATGCGGGAAAAAAGACCGTGTACGTGACGCCCGATCAGGGCGGCGTGCCGCCTGTGTTCGACGGCGGCGGCTCGCTCGTGCACGACGAAGTGCGGCGCGAGATGTTCAATGTGCTGAAGGATGGCGCGCCCATCGTGTTTCTCGATACCACGGGCCGCGAACTGCTCGAAGAGGCACGGCGTTATTTCGCGTCGAACGAACTGGCCACGCGCTCCGTTTTCACGCATGGCGGCAGCACGGTGCTCGCGACATGGGCCGGCGACTGGATCAACGATGCGCTCGTCGTACTGCTGCGCGCCGAAGGGTTGGACGCGTGGAATCAGGGCCCGACGATCAGCGTGCGCGTAGCAGGTTCGGTAAGGGACACACTGCAACGCATCGCTGCGCTGACGCCCGCGCAGACCACGGACGCATTACGCGCGATCGGCAACATCGACAATGAAAAGTGGGACTGGACCCTGCCCGACGACGTGAAGCGCAGCGCGTATGCGTCGCTGCGGCTCGACATGCCGGGCGCGCAGGCGCTGGCACGGCGGCTCGCGACGGCGTGCGACTGA
- a CDS encoding MDR family MFS transporter gives MSTQPQTKRHLVIAAVMASMAMVAIEATIVSTAMPQIVTQLGGLRLYSWVFSSFLLAQTAMTVVFGKLADLYGRKPTVLVGIVIFLVGSIGAGFAWSMPAMIVFRLIQGIGAGAIQPVTLTIVGDLYPARERGKIQGYLASVWAISAVIGPMAGGLLIRDLSWSWIFWINVPIGILAAFGFIKYLHEEKRHQRPSIDIMGAVLFTIAIGALMMALTDAGSENDARALFEVALCVVCGVLFVWHERRVPEPMISFKLWSHRPIAACNAATVLSGMALMGLTTFLPMYVQGVLHQSPVVAGLALTMVMLGWPSGATFTARSFHRLGLRRTMVGGSFFLPLGAIAFALLQPDGSPVLAGVGSLVMGLGMGIVSVSSLILIQEIVQPLERGSATASNLFSRNLGSTLGAAIFGAVLNFGLSHYKGMAITSDQLRSLLDATPNAAQAALSSNEMVRAALHHSLHLTFLSIFVICVGAVLSVMMVPHIKLGGPPRETSVAAHLTEM, from the coding sequence ATGTCGACTCAACCTCAGACGAAGCGTCATCTCGTCATCGCGGCGGTGATGGCATCGATGGCGATGGTGGCCATCGAAGCCACCATCGTTTCGACGGCCATGCCGCAGATCGTCACCCAACTCGGCGGCCTGCGTCTTTACAGTTGGGTCTTCTCGTCGTTCCTGCTGGCGCAAACGGCGATGACCGTCGTGTTCGGCAAGCTCGCCGATCTCTATGGCCGCAAGCCGACCGTGCTGGTGGGAATCGTGATCTTCCTGGTCGGCTCGATCGGCGCGGGCTTCGCGTGGTCGATGCCCGCGATGATCGTGTTCCGCCTGATTCAGGGCATCGGCGCGGGCGCGATCCAGCCCGTCACGCTGACCATCGTCGGCGACCTGTATCCGGCACGCGAGCGCGGCAAGATTCAGGGCTATCTCGCGAGCGTCTGGGCGATTTCGGCCGTGATCGGTCCGATGGCGGGCGGCCTGCTGATCCGCGATCTGTCGTGGTCGTGGATATTCTGGATCAACGTCCCCATTGGCATTCTGGCTGCGTTTGGCTTCATCAAGTACCTGCACGAAGAGAAGCGCCATCAACGGCCGTCGATCGACATCATGGGCGCCGTGCTGTTCACCATCGCAATCGGCGCGCTGATGATGGCGCTCACGGACGCCGGCTCGGAGAACGATGCGCGCGCGCTGTTCGAAGTCGCGCTGTGCGTGGTTTGCGGTGTGCTGTTCGTGTGGCATGAACGGCGCGTGCCGGAGCCGATGATCTCATTCAAGTTGTGGAGCCATCGTCCCATTGCCGCGTGCAATGCGGCGACGGTGCTGTCCGGCATGGCGCTGATGGGTCTCACCACGTTTCTGCCGATGTACGTGCAGGGTGTGCTGCATCAATCGCCCGTGGTCGCGGGTCTCGCACTGACCATGGTGATGCTCGGCTGGCCGTCGGGTGCGACCTTTACCGCGAGGTCGTTTCATCGGCTCGGGTTGCGGCGCACGATGGTCGGCGGCAGCTTCTTCCTGCCGCTTGGCGCGATTGCGTTCGCGCTGCTGCAACCGGACGGCTCACCCGTGCTGGCGGGCGTCGGCTCGCTGGTGATGGGGCTGGGCATGGGGATCGTGAGCGTCAGTTCGCTGATCCTGATCCAGGAAATCGTGCAGCCGCTCGAACGCGGCTCCGCAACGGCATCGAACCTGTTCTCGCGCAATCTGGGCAGCACGCTCGGCGCGGCGATTTTCGGCGCGGTGCTGAACTTCGGGTTGAGCCATTACAAGGGCATGGCGATCACGTCCGACCAGTTGCGCTCGCTGCTCGATGCGACGCCCAACGCGGCGCAAGCGGCGCTGTCGAGCAACGAGATGGTGCGCGCAGCGCTGCATCACTCGCTGCATCTGACGTTCCTGTCGATCTTCGTGATCTGCGTGGGCGCAGTGCTGTCGGTGATGATGGTGCC
- a CDS encoding TerB N-terminal domain-containing protein, protein MTSSPGSYDDEPLVSINMAGSAADAYRISHASGGARPAARASARFVAPGESIDIHGLTVSGGFFYTGDAQRLHADSIEACVIDARQDVARDGADPAAGLGSVALSYGGLTPEQRRTYLEWLASDRKKSDINTGYLFFYLYGLERRVLVDGAAGKVSADEFNAIARELRRLLNLDANYGWQKHVRALIDALSLVASRGTRMYLQPAPDGLATGYQVPLNVRVAFGQAALDQHPLPADWALAWVKLDPMMVRRTAVARCPEEFDRVFMRQYRDRFGAGMLLPANRTKLDASPQPSFRALKSVPVPGFLVGLPDIAAVNGTRNKLQLLMHESAAALDAYSRYLGRYPEAQGTLEATLTLPPALWPQATHDAIDALAAEVARETAVSTFGAVLARFKSGGKMTRDKAVVFTTALAEAGIAVEPDVRLGARTPKPTDAVALFAVAPSATPLAIDDAYEIATIIVDLAATVARADGDATQRETAVIEWQIDQWPHLSDAQRARLKARNLAQLAQPTASAGLKKKLEPLAQDVKATIASFLVHTANADGVVSREEVRLLEKVYRMLGIDPQRLYTDLHQHASGAAITPAGVKPAKKHAHSPKPAVVKHEFVLDATRIAALKEETARVSSMLADVFVDEAHGSVTAVHLPETAQPAAVEEQDMLAPQATAAVHDVEPTPSPEPQAGPTPQTSDATGPLLGLDDAHSSFLRLLVTRESWTRAELADAALHLELMLDGAIEQVNEASLDRWDEPLTDGEDPVEINQEVAQRLAA, encoded by the coding sequence ATGACAAGTTCTCCCGGCTCATATGACGACGAGCCGTTGGTATCGATAAACATGGCGGGCTCAGCCGCCGACGCTTACCGCATCAGCCACGCGTCCGGCGGCGCGCGTCCGGCTGCGCGCGCGTCCGCGCGCTTTGTCGCGCCTGGCGAAAGCATCGATATCCACGGCCTGACGGTCTCGGGAGGCTTCTTCTACACGGGCGACGCGCAGCGCCTGCACGCCGATTCGATCGAAGCATGTGTGATCGACGCGCGCCAGGACGTCGCCCGCGACGGCGCGGACCCGGCAGCGGGACTGGGCAGCGTCGCGCTCAGCTATGGCGGGCTCACGCCGGAGCAACGCCGCACGTATCTCGAATGGCTCGCCTCCGATCGCAAGAAATCGGACATCAACACCGGCTATCTGTTTTTCTACCTGTACGGGCTGGAGCGGCGCGTGCTCGTCGACGGCGCGGCGGGCAAAGTCAGCGCCGACGAATTCAACGCCATCGCGCGGGAACTGCGGCGCCTGCTCAATCTCGACGCGAACTACGGCTGGCAAAAGCACGTGCGCGCGCTCATCGACGCGCTGTCGCTGGTGGCGTCGCGCGGTACGCGAATGTATCTGCAACCCGCGCCCGACGGGCTCGCGACGGGTTATCAGGTGCCGCTGAACGTACGCGTCGCGTTCGGCCAGGCGGCGCTCGACCAGCATCCGTTACCGGCCGACTGGGCGCTCGCGTGGGTCAAGCTCGATCCGATGATGGTGCGGCGCACGGCCGTCGCGCGCTGTCCCGAGGAATTCGACCGCGTGTTCATGCGGCAGTATCGCGACCGCTTCGGCGCCGGCATGCTGCTGCCAGCGAACCGCACGAAGCTCGACGCGTCGCCGCAGCCGTCGTTTCGCGCGCTGAAGAGCGTGCCCGTGCCGGGCTTTCTGGTCGGTCTGCCCGACATCGCGGCCGTCAATGGCACGCGCAACAAGCTGCAACTGCTGATGCACGAGAGCGCCGCCGCGCTCGACGCGTACAGCCGCTATCTCGGCCGCTATCCGGAGGCGCAGGGCACGCTGGAAGCAACGCTGACGCTGCCGCCCGCCCTGTGGCCGCAGGCGACGCACGACGCGATCGACGCGCTCGCCGCCGAAGTCGCGCGCGAGACGGCGGTCAGCACGTTCGGCGCGGTGCTGGCGCGCTTCAAGTCGGGCGGCAAGATGACGCGCGACAAGGCTGTTGTCTTTACGACGGCGCTCGCGGAAGCGGGCATCGCCGTCGAGCCGGACGTCCGTCTGGGCGCGCGCACGCCGAAGCCGACGGACGCCGTCGCGCTGTTCGCGGTCGCGCCCAGTGCGACCCCGCTGGCCATCGACGACGCGTACGAGATTGCGACGATCATCGTCGATCTCGCTGCGACGGTTGCCCGCGCGGATGGCGACGCGACGCAGCGCGAGACGGCCGTGATCGAATGGCAGATCGATCAGTGGCCGCACTTGTCCGATGCGCAGCGCGCGCGGCTGAAAGCGCGCAATCTCGCGCAACTCGCGCAGCCGACGGCGAGCGCCGGGCTGAAGAAAAAGCTGGAACCGCTCGCGCAGGACGTGAAGGCGACGATCGCGTCGTTTCTCGTGCACACGGCGAATGCCGACGGCGTCGTGTCGCGTGAAGAAGTGCGCTTGCTGGAGAAGGTGTACCGGATGCTCGGCATCGATCCGCAGCGCCTGTACACCGACCTGCATCAACATGCGAGCGGCGCGGCCATCACGCCAGCGGGCGTGAAGCCGGCAAAGAAACATGCTCACTCACCGAAGCCTGCCGTGGTGAAGCACGAGTTCGTGCTCGACGCGACGCGTATTGCCGCGTTGAAGGAAGAGACGGCGCGCGTCTCTTCGATGCTGGCCGATGTGTTCGTCGACGAAGCGCATGGGTCCGTTACCGCCGTGCACCTCCCCGAAACGGCGCAACCGGCCGCCGTCGAGGAACAGGACATGCTTGCGCCACAGGCAACGGCCGCCGTGCATGACGTCGAGCCGACGCCTTCGCCCGAACCGCAGGCGGGACCGACGCCGCAAACGTCTGACGCTACCGGGCCGCTGCTCGGCCTCGACGATGCGCATTCGTCCTTTCTGCGCCTGCTCGTGACGCGCGAGTCGTGGACGCGCGCCGAGCTCGCCGATGCCGCATTGCATCTCGAACTGATGCTGGACGGCGCGATCGAACAGGTGAACGAGGCGTCGCTCGACCGTTGGGACGAGCCGCTCACGGACGGAGAGGATCCCGTCGAAATCAATCAGGAAGTCGCACAAAGGTTGGCTGCATGA
- a CDS encoding ATP-binding protein, giving the protein MTTIRPRDRDAVLQSLRAGVVPRIGQHLIQVGRAHELEALLKDIERVADGGSAFRIVVGEYGAGKTFFLNLVRAIALEKKLVTVHADLNPDRRLHASGGQARSLYAELVKNMATRTKPEGGALAGVVEKFIGQAKTEAKATGRTSDEVIRAQLSQLTEMVNGYDFADVIAAYFRGFEEGNEKLKSDAVRWLRGEFTTRTDARQALGVRTIVDDASMYDQLKLLGRFVRLAGYSGLMVCLDEMVNLYKLANVQARNANYEQILRILNDSLQGTAEGLGFVLGGTPEFLLDTRRGLYSYAALQSRLAENAFATNGLVDYSGPVIRLAALTPEDFYVLLDKLRLLYAFGDASKALVPEEAIPAFMAHCATRLGEAYFRTPRTTITAFINFLAVLEQNPSADWRELIGSMDIERDTGGAADIVNDAAPDSDDELASFRLN; this is encoded by the coding sequence ATGACAACGATCCGCCCAAGGGACCGCGACGCGGTCCTGCAATCCCTGCGCGCCGGCGTGGTGCCGCGCATCGGGCAACATCTGATTCAGGTCGGCCGCGCGCACGAACTCGAAGCGTTGCTGAAAGACATCGAACGCGTCGCGGACGGCGGCTCGGCGTTTCGCATCGTCGTCGGCGAGTATGGCGCGGGCAAGACGTTCTTCCTGAACCTCGTGCGCGCCATCGCGCTCGAGAAAAAGCTCGTCACCGTGCACGCGGACCTGAATCCGGACCGGCGCCTGCATGCGTCGGGCGGCCAGGCGCGCTCGCTGTACGCGGAACTCGTGAAGAACATGGCGACGCGCACCAAGCCCGAAGGCGGCGCGCTGGCCGGTGTGGTCGAGAAGTTCATCGGCCAGGCGAAGACGGAAGCGAAGGCGACGGGCCGCACGAGCGACGAAGTGATCCGCGCGCAGCTGTCGCAACTGACGGAGATGGTCAACGGCTACGATTTCGCCGATGTGATCGCCGCCTACTTCCGCGGCTTTGAAGAGGGCAACGAGAAGTTGAAGAGCGATGCCGTGCGCTGGCTGCGCGGCGAGTTCACGACGCGCACCGACGCGCGCCAGGCGCTCGGCGTGCGCACCATCGTCGACGACGCGAGCATGTACGACCAGTTGAAGCTGCTCGGCCGTTTCGTGCGGCTCGCGGGCTACAGCGGGCTGATGGTATGTCTCGACGAAATGGTGAACCTGTACAAGCTCGCGAACGTGCAGGCGCGCAACGCGAACTACGAACAGATCCTTCGCATCCTGAACGATTCGCTGCAAGGCACGGCGGAAGGGCTTGGCTTCGTGCTGGGCGGCACGCCCGAGTTTCTGCTCGATACGCGCCGCGGCCTCTATAGCTATGCCGCACTGCAATCGCGCCTGGCGGAAAACGCCTTCGCGACCAATGGACTCGTCGACTACAGCGGCCCTGTGATCCGCCTCGCTGCGCTCACGCCGGAAGATTTCTACGTGTTGCTCGACAAGCTGCGCCTGCTGTACGCGTTCGGCGACGCGAGCAAGGCGCTCGTACCTGAGGAAGCGATTCCCGCGTTCATGGCGCACTGCGCGACGCGCCTGGGCGAAGCCTATTTCCGCACGCCGCGCACCACGATCACCGCGTTCATCAATTTCCTCGCGGTGCTGGAGCAAAACCCGTCGGCCGACTGGCGCGAACTGATCGGCAGTATGGACATCGAGCGCGACACGGGCGGCGCGGCCGACATCGTCAACGACGCCGCGCCCGATAGCGACGATGAACTTGCCAGCTTCCGGCTCAACTGA